One genomic region from Candidatus Caldarchaeum subterraneum encodes:
- a CDS encoding protoheme IX farnesyltransferase translates to MNVAETVRVYFSLTKPNVWWLLAFTGAAGIVAASNGLPDPYLFTVAILSITLGVAGTEAASNYLELSLDSVMKRTSKRVLPRGLINPPWKALVFGLVLMTISLILAYLINPVTFFFMATGMFDYLVVYVMWSKRRTPLNIILGSYAGGAPLMAGYTAVSYWPTAEAFILAALIVLWIPPHIWSLALIYKEDYMRAHVPMLPVVTSEATAIRCISSTTIISVLFTFLLYFLYPEKYGLIYLVAAALSGLMIVLPAAALMVKPNRKTAYLLFKTTSPQLFIIMLAVMLDTLF, encoded by the coding sequence ATGAATGTCGCCGAAACTGTTAGGGTTTATTTTTCGCTGACGAAGCCTAATGTCTGGTGGCTTCTAGCCTTCACGGGTGCGGCGGGAATTGTAGCCGCCTCCAACGGGCTACCCGACCCCTATCTCTTCACTGTCGCGATTCTTTCAATAACGTTAGGCGTAGCTGGGACTGAGGCTGCTTCAAACTATCTCGAATTGTCGCTGGACTCGGTGATGAAACGGACGTCGAAGCGTGTTCTCCCAAGGGGTTTGATTAACCCGCCATGGAAAGCGCTTGTGTTCGGCCTCGTTTTGATGACGATCTCTCTGATTCTCGCCTATCTAATCAACCCTGTTACGTTTTTCTTCATGGCGACGGGGATGTTTGATTATCTGGTTGTTTATGTGATGTGGAGTAAGCGGCGGACACCTTTGAACATCATTCTCGGAAGCTACGCGGGCGGCGCTCCTCTGATGGCGGGATACACCGCTGTGAGTTATTGGCCGACCGCTGAGGCCTTCATCCTCGCTGCCTTGATAGTGCTCTGGATTCCGCCGCACATCTGGAGCCTCGCCCTCATCTACAAGGAGGACTACATGAGAGCACATGTGCCCATGCTGCCCGTCGTAACCTCGGAGGCAACAGCCATCCGATGCATCTCATCAACAACCATCATCTCAGTCCTCTTCACATTCCTCCTCTACTTCCTCTATCCAGAGAAATACGGCCTCATCTACCTCGTCGCCGCTGCATTAAGCGGGTTGATGATTGTTCTTCCAGCGGCTGCGCTGATGGTTAAGCCAAACCGTAAAACAGCCTACCTACTTTTCAAGACCACGAGCCCACAGCTGTTCATCATCATGCTCGCTGTTATGCTGGACACTCTTTTCTAA
- a CDS encoding dihydroorotase, translating to MSDLIIRDGYIVSPQGVTRASIYVSGGKIAAFGEKFDIRGVDVVDASGMYVFPGFVDEHVHFREPGYEWKEDFSTGSAAAAAGGVTTVLEMPNTVPPVADASTLRKKAELVRGKSWVDYGLYGVLTDQSLNNLEEMLEAGAVGFKAFLGPTTGDIEQPSDPTIIEALTLSREKGFTIAFHCENRHLVHHYEQKTRREPVSPLSHLHSRPAICEVDSVIKINYYAAKTGGRALIVHLSSGEAVDYLRGNKAPSVFVETCPQYLLLDSNDYQRFGNLIKVNPPIRFPEDREKLLQGLRANVITNIGSDHAPHTLEEKRKNVFEAPAGMFGVELLGPLMVDMALRGHIHLEKVAEVLSTNPAKTFGLYPRKGGLLIGSDADFAIFDPRTPTKIQAAKLHSKHRFTPFDGREILAKHRYTVLRGKIIAVDGEPIGAAAGQWIKHG from the coding sequence GTGTCAGACCTTATAATCAGGGATGGATACATAGTTTCACCACAGGGTGTAACGCGGGCCAGCATCTATGTCTCTGGTGGGAAGATAGCGGCCTTTGGTGAAAAGTTTGACATACGTGGTGTGGATGTGGTTGACGCGTCGGGGATGTATGTGTTTCCCGGATTTGTTGACGAGCATGTTCACTTCAGGGAGCCGGGCTACGAGTGGAAAGAGGATTTCTCCACGGGCTCGGCTGCAGCCGCGGCGGGAGGTGTGACTACTGTTCTCGAGATGCCCAACACGGTTCCACCTGTAGCCGACGCCTCGACGCTGAGAAAGAAGGCGGAGCTTGTGCGCGGCAAATCATGGGTTGATTATGGACTCTACGGGGTGTTGACTGACCAGAGCCTAAACAATTTGGAGGAAATGCTTGAAGCCGGCGCAGTTGGTTTCAAGGCTTTTCTCGGACCCACCACGGGAGACATAGAGCAGCCCAGCGACCCAACAATCATCGAAGCCCTCACACTCTCACGTGAAAAAGGCTTCACAATAGCTTTCCACTGCGAAAACCGCCACCTCGTCCACCACTATGAGCAGAAAACACGGCGAGAACCGGTTTCTCCACTATCACATCTACACTCAAGACCTGCGATATGCGAGGTCGACTCCGTCATCAAAATCAACTACTACGCAGCCAAGACAGGGGGCCGTGCGTTGATTGTGCATCTCAGCAGCGGCGAAGCCGTCGACTATCTCCGCGGAAACAAGGCCCCATCAGTTTTCGTAGAAACCTGCCCACAGTATCTATTGCTCGACAGCAACGACTACCAGCGCTTCGGCAACCTGATAAAGGTGAACCCGCCCATACGTTTCCCAGAAGACAGGGAGAAGCTTCTACAAGGTCTAAGGGCAAATGTGATAACCAACATCGGCTCCGACCATGCTCCACACACCTTGGAGGAAAAGAGAAAAAATGTTTTCGAGGCTCCCGCGGGCATGTTTGGAGTCGAGCTGCTGGGGCCCCTGATGGTTGACATGGCGCTGCGTGGACATATCCATCTCGAGAAAGTGGCCGAAGTCCTCTCAACAAACCCGGCGAAAACCTTTGGACTGTACCCGCGGAAAGGAGGGCTGCTAATAGGCTCAGACGCCGACTTCGCAATCTTCGACCCACGGACACCCACGAAGATACAGGCTGCTAAGCTGCACAGCAAACACCGTTTCACACCCTTCGACGGCAGAGAAATCCTCGCCAAACACCGCTACACCGTTCTCCGCGGAAAAATAATAGCCGTGGACGGAGAACCCATAGGAGCTGCCGCGGGCCAGTGGATTAAACACGGTTAG
- a CDS encoding molybdenum hydroxylase family protein, large subunit, with protein sequence MSWCSWLVNADEEAYSVIREWLSRDRFIVVKKDVIRHESVAGVRGMLRYVEDYVDGRCLHARIVRSMVPHGLLKSIKLNDSRGHLVTARDVPGENQVGYAVADQPVLAEKKVRFYGEPVALVVSGNGYSAEDLLEKVEVEVEPLPAVYDVFEAMQNRVLVHEEKGSNIAVTAQVRKGDVTVGERESDEVVEKTYVLSPQDHVYMETEAALAIPSIDGVTVISQAQYPHLAQKTVARVLGIPYSKVAIIQPAIGGAFGGKDDMGPIVSAQAALACWKLGKPVYLQYSREESFTSHCKRDPAVIKCRTGASRDGLLKFLDAEVIFDSGAYANRGPYTLWRACVHVSGPYRIPHVNVVGKLVYTNKVYQGSFRGFGNPQAEFAAERQMDELARRLGIDPIEFRLKNLLRPGDLSATSQPMPEDTGIAPLVEKMRNQLHIPKKRRENGYQYGYGFAVAWHGISTSRGVPDWGSATLTVLRDGSVVVSSGIVEFGQGTHTAIKQVVAEVLGIPYEWVKLEGGTSYAPDTGATHGSRGLTLGGSAALVAAGRVRKRVVKVAAEMLEANPDDIEIADGKVFVRGVENKMLDWRDVVAACYSKGVDLTSSGYFFLKKDKFDESRGQGHAYTVYSFSAVLVEVRVDTETGKVEVTNVWPGAACGRIINPGIALGQIHGSVVQSLGYSLTERMVFEEGRLLTASLMDYLIPSAAETPRIHDPVYYEDICPHGPLGAKGLAELALIPIPAAVANAIKDAIGVDVDEIPVVPEKLVKQQRKR encoded by the coding sequence GTGTCATGGTGCTCGTGGCTCGTGAACGCTGACGAAGAAGCTTATAGCGTTATTCGGGAGTGGCTTTCGCGTGACAGGTTCATAGTTGTGAAAAAAGACGTCATCAGACACGAGTCTGTAGCAGGTGTCAGGGGGATGCTTCGCTATGTGGAGGACTATGTCGACGGCCGCTGTCTACACGCACGCATCGTTCGGAGCATGGTTCCCCATGGGCTGCTCAAGTCAATCAAGTTAAATGATTCACGTGGGCACTTGGTTACGGCCCGCGATGTCCCTGGTGAGAATCAGGTCGGCTACGCTGTGGCTGACCAGCCTGTTCTCGCCGAGAAGAAGGTGAGGTTCTACGGCGAGCCTGTGGCTCTCGTGGTCTCGGGCAACGGCTACTCTGCAGAGGATTTGCTTGAGAAGGTTGAGGTAGAGGTTGAGCCTCTGCCGGCTGTTTACGATGTTTTCGAGGCTATGCAGAACAGGGTCTTGGTGCATGAGGAGAAGGGCTCCAACATAGCGGTGACGGCTCAGGTGAGAAAAGGAGATGTCACGGTGGGTGAGCGTGAGTCGGATGAAGTTGTCGAGAAGACCTATGTCCTCTCGCCCCAAGACCATGTCTACATGGAGACTGAGGCTGCGCTGGCCATTCCCAGCATCGACGGCGTAACCGTCATAAGCCAAGCACAGTATCCACACCTCGCCCAGAAAACCGTCGCAAGAGTTCTCGGCATCCCATACAGCAAAGTCGCCATCATCCAGCCCGCCATAGGAGGCGCCTTCGGCGGAAAAGACGACATGGGCCCTATTGTCTCGGCACAGGCAGCTCTGGCATGCTGGAAACTCGGTAAACCAGTCTACCTACAGTACAGCCGTGAAGAAAGTTTTACGAGTCACTGCAAACGCGACCCAGCGGTAATCAAATGCAGAACAGGCGCCTCCCGAGACGGCTTGCTCAAGTTCCTGGATGCAGAGGTTATTTTCGACAGCGGCGCCTACGCCAACCGGGGCCCCTACACACTCTGGCGAGCATGCGTCCATGTCTCCGGGCCCTACCGGATACCGCACGTAAACGTCGTCGGCAAACTTGTCTACACAAACAAGGTCTATCAGGGGAGCTTTAGGGGGTTCGGTAACCCGCAGGCAGAGTTCGCGGCGGAGAGGCAGATGGATGAGCTGGCCCGCCGCCTAGGCATAGACCCGATAGAGTTCAGGCTCAAAAACCTCCTAAGACCCGGAGACCTCTCAGCCACCTCTCAGCCCATGCCCGAGGACACCGGAATCGCGCCACTCGTCGAAAAAATGAGAAACCAGCTACACATCCCCAAGAAGAGGAGAGAAAATGGCTACCAGTATGGTTATGGCTTCGCCGTCGCTTGGCACGGCATAAGCACAAGCCGCGGCGTGCCTGACTGGGGTTCGGCGACCCTGACCGTGTTGAGGGATGGAAGCGTGGTGGTGTCAAGCGGCATAGTGGAGTTTGGTCAGGGGACACATACCGCGATTAAGCAGGTTGTGGCGGAGGTTTTGGGTATACCGTATGAATGGGTGAAGCTCGAGGGAGGAACAAGCTATGCACCCGACACAGGTGCGACGCATGGCTCCCGTGGATTGACTCTCGGCGGCTCGGCCGCTCTTGTGGCAGCGGGCCGTGTAAGAAAAAGGGTTGTGAAGGTGGCTGCTGAGATGTTGGAGGCCAACCCTGACGATATCGAGATAGCTGACGGTAAAGTGTTTGTGAGAGGCGTGGAGAACAAGATGCTTGACTGGCGCGACGTCGTCGCCGCATGTTACTCCAAGGGTGTGGACCTCACCTCGAGCGGCTACTTTTTCCTGAAGAAAGACAAGTTCGACGAGTCGCGGGGACAGGGCCACGCCTACACCGTCTACTCATTCTCCGCCGTCCTGGTAGAGGTTAGGGTGGACACTGAGACGGGCAAGGTCGAGGTAACGAACGTTTGGCCCGGAGCAGCATGCGGCAGAATAATCAACCCCGGCATAGCTTTGGGACAGATACATGGCTCGGTGGTCCAGTCTCTCGGATACTCGTTGACCGAGCGCATGGTGTTCGAGGAGGGGAGGCTTCTTACGGCGAGCTTGATGGATTACCTCATCCCCTCGGCTGCGGAGACACCGCGGATACATGACCCAGTCTACTATGAAGACATCTGCCCACACGGGCCTCTCGGAGCCAAGGGCTTGGCTGAGCTGGCTCTCATCCCCATTCCCGCGGCCGTGGCCAACGCCATCAAAGACGCAATAGGAGTAGATGTCGACGAAATCCCCGTAGTCCCCGAGAAACTAGTCAAGCAGCAGCGCAAACGGTGA
- a CDS encoding molybdenum hydroxylase family protein, large subunit: MLKYVAKDRPRRDAVYRVTGRLKYTADIQPAKTLHAALLHSPYPHAVVKQIDVSKALKTPGVAAVLTPFNVPQHRFGRTFSPVPWKVICDRKIIDRVQRFAGDIVAAVAADSPETAYDAVEKIEVDYEVLDYVDSAEKALQPDAPLVHDEIEVGGAVKKLESNIGFMDTVEIGSREDAYSRVVKTYEDSFRTQILYNAAIEPRAMIVSPRPDGTLDVYCTTQSIHGTRYWLAKALQLPMNKVVVHGMTLGGGFGAKYNLAIHEPVIAYLAQVTGRTVKFVSTRQQDFYTTARRAAYMDVRLGVSREGRIEAMEMRAVLQSGAYADHMLEAVTCTGGWFISSYAAGYRYFEGKGVYTNLPVCGAMRGFGNPQQNFALESLVDEIAEDLGMDPLEFRLKNLPRVGDIYYGQGPTVTTVIRSMALEQVARKTAEAFGWTTERRVVDGVARACGVAVGHHTSGTGGEMSEQQDRQEGAGVVLKLNEDGTLSLNTAMVEMGPGEHETLAAICAEALGTRPEDVYVEIGNTQYTPFDMGTHASRGTYVGGLAVVSAAEKLREQILTQAAEMLECSPKDLRIEDGWVMHVEDTDKRLSLSAVAMRFKTRKGFLPIAVSGLRPNAAPPSWAVIFAQVAVDLETGAVKVEKIAGGYDIGVVVNPSEAAGQAHGGIATGIGYALLEEVVVQDGKYINPSFMDYLLPSATDAAETLVFFADSTDPYGPFGAKSIGELATNPVASAIANAVSHAIGKRVKKLPLTPETVLKTVKLF; encoded by the coding sequence ATGCTGAAGTATGTTGCGAAAGATAGACCACGCCGAGACGCCGTATACCGTGTAACAGGCCGCCTCAAATACACAGCAGACATACAGCCCGCAAAAACCCTTCATGCAGCTCTTCTCCACTCACCCTATCCACATGCAGTCGTGAAGCAAATTGATGTCTCAAAAGCCTTGAAGACACCGGGTGTCGCAGCGGTTCTGACACCCTTCAACGTTCCGCAGCACAGGTTCGGCAGAACATTCTCGCCGGTGCCTTGGAAAGTCATATGTGATAGGAAAATCATAGACAGGGTTCAGCGGTTCGCGGGCGACATAGTCGCAGCCGTTGCAGCCGATTCTCCCGAAACAGCCTACGACGCCGTGGAGAAGATTGAGGTGGATTACGAGGTTCTCGACTATGTGGACTCTGCCGAGAAAGCTCTGCAACCGGATGCGCCGCTTGTCCACGACGAGATAGAGGTCGGCGGTGCTGTGAAGAAGCTGGAGAGCAACATCGGGTTCATGGACACCGTGGAGATAGGAAGCAGAGAAGACGCCTATTCACGTGTAGTCAAAACCTATGAGGACAGCTTCCGGACACAGATTCTCTACAACGCCGCCATCGAGCCCCGGGCTATGATTGTTTCACCGAGGCCAGATGGGACGCTTGACGTTTACTGCACCACGCAATCCATCCACGGAACACGTTACTGGCTCGCCAAAGCTCTTCAGCTGCCCATGAACAAGGTCGTGGTCCACGGCATGACACTCGGCGGCGGATTCGGCGCCAAGTACAACCTCGCCATACACGAACCCGTCATCGCTTACCTGGCCCAAGTCACAGGCCGCACAGTCAAATTCGTCTCGACACGTCAACAGGATTTCTACACGACCGCGCGGAGAGCCGCATACATGGATGTAAGACTGGGTGTGAGCCGTGAGGGCCGGATAGAGGCTATGGAGATGAGAGCTGTTCTCCAGAGTGGTGCCTACGCGGACCACATGCTGGAAGCTGTCACGTGCACGGGTGGATGGTTCATCTCCAGCTACGCAGCAGGCTACCGCTATTTTGAGGGCAAAGGCGTCTACACCAACCTGCCTGTGTGTGGTGCGATGCGTGGCTTCGGCAACCCGCAGCAAAACTTCGCCCTCGAATCGCTTGTCGACGAGATAGCGGAGGACCTCGGCATGGACCCTCTCGAGTTTCGTCTAAAGAATCTGCCACGTGTTGGCGACATCTACTATGGACAGGGACCGACGGTAACCACTGTTATAAGGTCGATGGCTCTTGAACAGGTTGCTCGGAAAACGGCTGAAGCGTTTGGGTGGACAACGGAGCGCAGAGTGGTTGATGGCGTGGCACGCGCCTGCGGAGTCGCTGTCGGCCATCACACATCGGGAACGGGTGGAGAAATGTCTGAGCAGCAGGACAGGCAGGAGGGCGCGGGCGTGGTGCTCAAGCTCAACGAAGACGGCACCCTTTCGCTGAACACCGCCATGGTTGAGATGGGCCCCGGCGAACATGAGACACTCGCGGCGATATGCGCCGAGGCGCTGGGAACAAGGCCTGAAGACGTCTACGTCGAAATAGGCAACACCCAGTACACGCCTTTTGACATGGGCACGCATGCTAGCCGCGGAACCTACGTTGGAGGACTCGCCGTTGTTTCGGCAGCCGAGAAACTGCGGGAACAGATATTGACGCAGGCCGCTGAGATGCTTGAATGCTCGCCCAAAGACCTGCGGATAGAGGATGGATGGGTCATGCATGTGGAGGACACGGATAAGCGGCTCAGCCTCTCGGCTGTGGCTATGCGGTTCAAGACAAGGAAAGGGTTTCTGCCTATAGCGGTCAGCGGCCTGAGACCCAACGCAGCGCCGCCGAGCTGGGCTGTTATCTTTGCACAGGTGGCTGTCGACCTCGAGACAGGCGCCGTGAAGGTAGAGAAAATCGCCGGCGGCTACGACATAGGAGTCGTCGTCAACCCTTCCGAGGCAGCGGGCCAAGCACATGGAGGAATAGCGACGGGCATAGGCTACGCGTTGCTTGAGGAAGTGGTTGTGCAGGACGGGAAATACATCAACCCAAGCTTCATGGACTACCTGCTCCCCAGCGCCACCGACGCCGCCGAGACACTGGTCTTCTTCGCCGACTCCACCGACCCCTACGGCCCATTCGGAGCCAAAAGCATAGGCGAGCTGGCCACAAACCCCGTCGCATCAGCCATCGCCAACGCCGTCTCCCATGCCATAGGCAAACGGGTGAAAAAGCTCCCGCTAACCCCTGAAACGGTTCTTAAAACAGTCAAACTTTTTTAG
- a CDS encoding isocitrate dehydrogenase — MRKAVLIKGDGTGPELAAALKKVLEAVSPPLEIIECEAGSEWWMKHGGNSMIPAETWEAIRSSDACFKSPTTTPPDPNAPRSVAVSIRQAMDLYANIRPIKTFKGAESPLSSIFGPFDFVCVREATEGLYSGLEHRLSDDVSIAIRKITRRGSERVARWAFKIAAERNWSKVIVITKRNILRVTDGVFWEAVETVAKEFPGISYEEYYIDNMSQQLIKNPDRFNQNVLLSTNLFMDVLSEAAAGLVGNIGMVYAANIGDRYAMFEPAHGSAPKYKGMDRVNPTATILAGAWMLKYLGLNKYGEAIEKATEQVIAEHKVVTVDLGGTAKTSEMAAEIAKKASQIIS; from the coding sequence ATGCGTAAAGCGGTGCTGATTAAGGGAGATGGCACGGGTCCTGAGCTGGCTGCTGCGTTGAAGAAGGTTTTGGAAGCCGTCTCTCCACCCCTCGAGATTATTGAGTGTGAGGCTGGCTCGGAGTGGTGGATGAAGCATGGCGGTAACAGTATGATACCTGCGGAAACATGGGAGGCCATCAGGTCAAGCGACGCATGCTTCAAATCACCGACAACCACTCCACCTGACCCCAACGCCCCCAGAAGCGTCGCCGTCTCGATCAGGCAAGCCATGGACCTCTACGCAAACATAAGACCCATCAAAACCTTCAAGGGAGCTGAAAGCCCGCTTTCAAGCATTTTCGGGCCTTTCGACTTCGTCTGTGTCAGGGAGGCGACCGAGGGGCTTTACTCAGGGCTTGAGCACAGGCTGAGCGACGATGTCTCCATAGCCATAAGGAAAATAACGCGGCGGGGAAGCGAGAGGGTTGCGCGCTGGGCCTTCAAGATAGCGGCGGAGAGAAACTGGAGCAAAGTCATCGTCATAACCAAGCGCAACATCCTCCGCGTAACCGATGGCGTGTTCTGGGAAGCGGTTGAAACAGTGGCCAAAGAGTTTCCCGGCATAAGCTACGAAGAATACTACATCGACAACATGTCTCAGCAGCTGATTAAAAACCCCGACAGGTTTAACCAAAATGTTCTTCTCAGCACAAACCTCTTCATGGATGTTTTGTCGGAGGCTGCGGCGGGGCTGGTGGGCAACATCGGCATGGTTTACGCAGCGAACATCGGAGACCGCTACGCCATGTTCGAGCCGGCGCATGGAAGCGCCCCCAAATACAAGGGCATGGATAGGGTGAACCCGACGGCGACAATCTTGGCAGGAGCATGGATGCTGAAATATCTCGGACTCAACAAATACGGCGAAGCAATCGAGAAAGCAACCGAGCAAGTCATAGCCGAGCACAAGGTTGTAACCGTCGACCTGGGAGGAACCGCGAAGACATCGGAGATGGCCGCCGAAATAGCTAAAAAAGCTTCGCAAATAATTTCCTAA
- a CDS encoding succinate dehydrogenase flavoprotein subunit, whose product MGADVDVDVAVIGSGLAGLRAAIEAARVGRDKVVVGVFTKTQVMRSHSVSAEGGTAAVLYPEEGDSLQSHMYDTVKGSDFLADQDAVELFVKKAPEEILQLERWGMPWARREDGKIAQRFFGGQSFPRACYAEDKVGFFEMSTLYDTALKFDNIHFYPEWAAVSLLVENGKFKGLVALELKTGKIHTVSAKAGVLATGGAGRLYSFATFGYSSTPDGLYIAYRAGAPLKDMEFVQFHPTGLVPSGILITEAARGEGGILTNANGERFMKRYAPEKMELAPRDIVSRAMYNEITEDRGVEGPGGVKCLYLDLTVLGAEKIKKKLAGIREYCMRLAGIDPINEPIPVRPVAHYYMGGVDTNIGGATAVKGLWAAGEVACVSINGANRLGSNSTTECLVWGAITGKAAAEHVLANHNHSPVNKSDAAAIEKHIYDELLGKAPKENPYDIRQELQTTMEQTCHIYREEKSLLQGIDAVRKIRQKLFRGVVDSSRYYNTNLMNVLEIEMMIEVAEVILISALNRKESRGAHARLDYPKRDDINFLKHTLAYYTEDGPRIEYISPVITEYAPTERRY is encoded by the coding sequence ATGGGCGCTGACGTGGATGTTGATGTTGCGGTTATTGGCTCGGGGCTTGCGGGTCTTCGGGCCGCTATAGAGGCGGCTCGTGTGGGCCGCGATAAGGTTGTTGTCGGTGTTTTCACAAAAACGCAGGTGATGCGTTCACATTCGGTTTCCGCGGAGGGTGGCACGGCTGCTGTTCTCTATCCCGAGGAGGGTGACAGCCTTCAGTCTCACATGTATGATACGGTCAAGGGCTCGGATTTTCTCGCCGACCAGGATGCGGTGGAGCTGTTTGTGAAAAAAGCGCCAGAAGAGATTCTGCAGCTTGAGCGTTGGGGGATGCCGTGGGCGAGGAGAGAGGATGGAAAGATTGCGCAGCGCTTTTTCGGTGGACAGAGTTTTCCACGGGCCTGTTATGCGGAGGACAAGGTTGGGTTCTTTGAGATGAGCACCCTCTATGACACGGCTCTCAAATTCGATAACATCCATTTCTATCCCGAGTGGGCGGCTGTAAGCCTCTTGGTGGAGAACGGGAAGTTCAAGGGGCTTGTGGCCCTCGAGCTAAAGACGGGAAAAATACACACAGTCTCGGCTAAGGCGGGTGTTCTCGCCACAGGAGGCGCGGGCAGGCTCTATTCTTTCGCAACCTTCGGATACTCCTCAACACCCGACGGCCTCTACATAGCCTACCGAGCTGGCGCACCGCTCAAAGACATGGAGTTTGTCCAGTTCCATCCCACAGGCCTCGTCCCATCAGGCATCCTGATAACAGAGGCAGCGCGCGGAGAAGGAGGCATACTCACCAACGCCAACGGTGAAAGGTTCATGAAGAGATACGCTCCCGAGAAGATGGAGCTCGCGCCACGCGACATCGTCTCACGCGCCATGTATAACGAGATTACCGAGGACCGTGGAGTAGAGGGCCCCGGCGGCGTCAAATGTCTATATCTTGACCTAACTGTGCTTGGTGCGGAAAAAATCAAGAAAAAGCTGGCTGGCATACGAGAATACTGCATGCGTCTAGCCGGCATAGACCCCATAAACGAACCCATCCCCGTTAGGCCCGTGGCTCACTATTACATGGGAGGCGTTGACACAAACATCGGTGGAGCAACAGCCGTCAAGGGCCTCTGGGCGGCGGGCGAGGTTGCCTGTGTCTCCATCAACGGGGCCAACAGGCTTGGCTCAAATTCTACAACCGAGTGCCTCGTATGGGGCGCCATCACAGGGAAAGCAGCCGCGGAACATGTCCTCGCCAACCACAACCATTCACCGGTCAACAAATCCGACGCCGCAGCCATAGAGAAACATATCTACGACGAGCTATTGGGCAAAGCACCGAAAGAAAACCCCTACGACATCAGACAAGAGCTGCAGACAACGATGGAGCAAACCTGCCACATATACCGCGAGGAAAAAAGCCTCCTACAAGGCATCGACGCTGTTAGAAAAATCAGGCAAAAACTATTCAGAGGAGTGGTTGACAGCAGCCGCTACTACAACACCAACCTCATGAACGTGCTCGAGATAGAGATGATGATCGAGGTCGCGGAAGTAATTCTCATATCGGCTTTGAACAGGAAAGAGTCGCGTGGAGCACATGCACGCCTCGACTACCCCAAACGAGACGACATCAACTTCCTCAAACACACCCTCGCATACTACACCGAGGACGGGCCGCGGATAGAATACATAAGCCCCGTCATCACAGAATACGCGCCCACGGAGAGGAGGTATTGA
- a CDS encoding succinate dehydrogenase cytochrome b-556 subunit, which produces MSRLSIALKTWLIPVRYGLERWSYTLQRVSGVAIILFFVMHIAETGNVVGGPTVWAIPPYEYARQVWNETKEFLANPIFDIGLVLLAFMIFFHTFNGIRLTLAHFGLLLEKPKRPEYPYHPGSMSKAQRLLFWISIVLATAAIIYSLDVFFKVLQI; this is translated from the coding sequence ATGAGCAGGCTATCCATAGCTCTAAAAACATGGCTGATACCCGTCCGCTATGGGCTGGAGCGCTGGAGCTACACTCTACAACGCGTCTCCGGTGTCGCGATCATACTTTTCTTCGTAATGCACATCGCGGAGACAGGAAATGTTGTCGGAGGCCCGACGGTCTGGGCCATTCCACCCTACGAGTATGCGCGGCAGGTCTGGAACGAGACCAAAGAGTTTCTCGCCAACCCAATCTTCGACATAGGCCTCGTTCTCCTCGCCTTCATGATATTCTTCCACACGTTCAACGGAATACGCCTAACCCTCGCCCACTTCGGCCTGCTGCTGGAGAAGCCGAAACGCCCAGAATACCCCTATCACCCCGGCTCGATGTCAAAAGCCCAGCGACTCCTCTTCTGGATAAGCATCGTGTTGGCGACCGCGGCAATCATCTATTCTCTGGACGTGTTCTTTAAGGTGCTTCAGATATGA
- a CDS encoding succinate dehydrogenase subunit produces the protein MREKTVQLLHYITGIGILVAGAIHLATVFLLSPYEASMAFDGHPFSVIAVYRNILLAASLQALLIFVAFHGFNGVRTILSELYQGKTYLRVVNIAVTVAALAVVIYGTRTIVIAHLL, from the coding sequence ATGAGAGAGAAAACTGTTCAGCTGCTTCATTACATAACGGGGATTGGGATACTGGTGGCTGGGGCTATTCACCTAGCCACGGTCTTTCTCCTCAGCCCCTATGAGGCGAGTATGGCTTTCGACGGACACCCCTTCTCCGTAATCGCGGTCTATCGCAACATACTGCTGGCCGCATCTCTGCAGGCCCTGCTTATATTCGTCGCATTCCACGGCTTCAACGGCGTCCGAACAATCCTCTCGGAGCTGTATCAAGGGAAAACATATCTCCGCGTGGTTAACATAGCCGTCACGGTCGCCGCCTTGGCCGTGGTGATATATGGCACACGCACCATAGTAATAGCTCATTTGTTGTAG